The Glandiceps talaboti chromosome 1, keGlaTala1.1, whole genome shotgun sequence genome has a segment encoding these proteins:
- the LOC144435656 gene encoding uncharacterized protein LOC144435656 — MAPTALPTEYIQLLARQRLPVQEPEVYSGDPIMFLPLEKILRVYGTGSVCSNSREIIIPEYRLRYVKDVETAYQEAWKELEERFGNPAVITSVIIQRLTSFAKFRADDNLKLLELADLCIDTVAHMEELPHLITLDTPHGMNPIVEKLPAFILNKWREKVSVYKQSRKQFPPFSYFTRFLKDIARTQNDPDIPKLSSSNTSSDRSRTSQQQQTTTRIRATKTLDDGKKCQFHDAPGHDLTECKAFAKLPISERINLCKKKGLCFKCTQKHFAKDCTTKLECTVCKSNKHLTCLHSTPEERAKQQEHNVKVDKSKTKVEDKQEATTKCTKLAKCPVGRSCRKIVLAKVYKQGKPTDYIETYVVIDDQSNAWMGDTQLFDALKINGPKLEYELSTCSSKELKRGRRGNNLILEAMNGKKRFPLPIVLENDNIPSDKNEIPTPEVCKAFNHQKPIADKVPELREDIGIHLLIGRNCPEPLKVRETRNGPINSPGLNAPT; from the exons ATGGCACCAACAGCACTACCCACTGAGTATATTCAACTACTGGCCCGTCAACGGCTCCCAGTACAAGAACCCGAAGTCTATTCAGGTGATCCCATCATGTTTCTACCCCTGGAAAAGATCCTTCGAGTCTATGGTACAGGCAGCGTGTGTTCCAACAGCAGAGAAATTATCATTCCTGA ATATCGTTTAAGATATGTGAAGGATGTTGAAACAGCATACCAAGAAGCCTGGAAAGAATTAGAAGAGAGATTCGGCAACCCTGCAGTCATCACCTCAGTAATCATACAGAGGCTTACTTCTTTCGCCAAGTTCAGAGCCGATGACAACCTGAAGCTCCTCGAACTAGCAGACTTGTGTATTGACACTGTAGCACACATGGAAGAACTACCACACCTCATCACACTTGACACACCTCATGGCATGAACCCAATCGTGGAGAAGTTGCCAGCCTTTATTTTAAACAAATGGAGAGAGAAAGTATCAGTCTATAAACAGAGCCGCAAACAATTCCCACCATTCAGCTACTTCACCAGATTCCTGAAAGACATAGCAAGAACCCAGAACGACCCTGACATCCCAAAACTAAGCAGCTCAAATACTTCATCAGACAGGTCAAGAACcagccaacaacaacaaaccacgACACGCATACGTGCTACAAAAACATTAGATGATGGCAAGAAATGTCAGTTCCATGATGCTCCAGGCCATGACTTGACTGAGTGCAAGGCATTCGCAAAACTACCAATATCAGAAAGAATCAATTTGTGTAAGAAGAAGGGACTGTGCTTCAAATGTACACAGAAACATTTCGCAAAGGACTGCACCACTAAACTTGAATGCACTGTGTGTAAAAGCAACAAACACTTGACATGCCTCCACTCCACACCAGAAGAAAGAGCTAAACAGCAAGAACACAACGTAAAGGTTGACAAGAGCAAAACAAAAGTTGAAGACAAACAGGAAGCCACTACAAAGTGCACAAAGCTCGCCAAGTGTCCAGTAGGACGATCATGTAGAAAGATAGTGCTCGCAAAAGTCTACAAACAAGGCAAGCCGACAGACTACATAGAAACCTATGTTGTAATAGATGACCAATCAAATGCCTGGATGGGGGATACCCAACTCTTCGATGCACTGAAGATAAACGGCCCCAAGCTAGAATATGAACTCTCAACATGCAGCAGCAAAGAACTTAAAAGGGGAAGACGTGGCAACAATCTTATCCTCGAAGCAATGAACGGTAAGAAGAGGTTCCCACTCCCCATTGTACTTGAGAATGACAACATTCCAAGCGACAAGAATGAAATACCAACACCAGAAGTATGCAAGGCTTTCAACCACCAGAAACCCATCGCAGACAAAGTTCCAGAACTGAGAGAAGATATAGGAATCCATCTCCTCATTGGCCGAAACTGTCCAGAACCTCTAAAAGTCAGAGAAACAAGAAATGGACCAATCAACTCGCCTGGGCTCAACGCACCGACCTAG
- the LOC144435664 gene encoding uncharacterized protein LOC144435664, with protein sequence MGDIEQMFHSFHVNKEHRQYLRFLWFQDNDPEKPIIQYHMNVHLFGNASSPAVATCGLRMIAEEEQTSYGKDTRDFIHMNFYVDDGLTSQPDAATAISLIERTRQALATKNINFHKIVSNNKEVMTALPPGIQGKDLQSLDFTKDTLPTQRSLGVQWCLQTDSFTFEVNMKEKPFSRWGVLAIVNSIYDPMGILAPVSIEGKLILRGLMKETMKERDTTSVGWDDPLPHEYLPCWTKWRDSLSHLEGIHLRRCYFPPGFGPVRRRECHIFSDASDAAIGAVAYLRQINNNATPLDSHQYNYQINEEDPEVHKQPRVLTTAITKPKHRQPDNLGSERFQRFSSWFPLKRAVANIIDRILLHKTNSKEEKEKRAADKQPTLNTLLQAEIVILHTVQKEAFPEELKVLSIPESPDNNGVKKQSPLYHLDAFIDQDGLIRVGGRLRQADLDLCGRHPIVLPKNNHVSRLIIAHVHQEVQHQGGQITLAATRAKGYWVIGLHDLVRTVLHQCTTCRKLRARPLTQLMADLPTDRLENTPPFTNVGIDVSGPWSVVTLKTRGGSSNAKRWAVIFVCLYTTAVHTEVIDSMDTSAFINALRRFIAIRGTVKKLRCDQGTNFIGARNELNSAINELDQDHIGKFLGKNNIEWNFNPPHASHFGGIWERQIGTIRRVLDSMYVQLGKPQFTHDLLTTLMAEVCAIVNDRPITTVSSDANDPRALSPNMLLTMKTHPLSPPPGKFIQQDMYSRQRWRRVQYLADQF encoded by the exons ATGGGTGACATAGAACAAATGTTCCACAGTTTCCATGTCAACAAAGAACACAGACAGTATCTTCGCTTCCTCTGGTTTCAAGACAATGATCCTGAGAAGCCAATAATACAATATCACATGAATGTTCATCTCTTTGGCAACGCTTCATCCCCTGCTGTAGCCACCTGTGGTTTAAGAATGATTGCTGAAGAAGAACAAACATCTTATGGGAAAGACACCAGAGACTTCATACACATGAACTTCTACGTCGACGATGGACTGACCTCACAGCCAGATGCAGCAACAGCCATCAGTCTCATAGAAAGAACAAGACAGGCACTAGCCACCAAGAATATCAACTTCCACAAGATTGTTTCCAACAACAAGGAAGTTATGACTGCCCTCCCACCAGGCATACAGGGCAAAGACCTACAAAGTTTGGACTTCACCAAAGATACTCTACCTACACAGAGGTCATTGGGTGTACAGTGGTGTCTACAAACCGACTCCTTTACATTCGAAGTCAACATGAAAGAGAAGCCATTCTCACGGTGGGGAGTTTTGGCAATAGTAAACTCCATCTATGATCCGATGGGCATATTAGCACCAGTCTCCATTGAAGGAAAACTTATCCTTAGAGGCCTCATGAAAGAAACCATGAAAGAAAGGGACACAACTAGTGTGGGATGGGATGACCCCTTACCTCATGAATACCTACCTTGCTGGACCAAATGGCGTGACAGCCTCAGCCATCTTGAAGGCATACATCTACGACGCTGCTACTTCCCTCCAGGGTTTGGACCTGTCAGGAGACGTGAGTGTCACATCTTTTCAGATGCCAGTGATGCAGCCATAGGGGCAGTTGCCTATTTGCGCCAAATCAACAACAATG CAACGCCCTTGGACAGTCACCAGTACAACTATCAAATCAACGAAGAAGACCCAGAGGTACATAAACAACCTCGGGTCCTGACAACAGCTATTACAAAACCTAAACACAGACAACCAGACAACCTAGGTTCAGAAAGATTTCAACGATTCTCATCGTGGTTCCCCCTCAAGAGAGCAGTGGCAAACATCATCGACAGAATACTGCTACACAAGACTAACAGCAAAGAAGAAAAGGAAAAACGAGCAGCGGACAAGCAACCTACGCTCAACACATTATTACAGGCAGAGATTGTAATCCTCCACACAGTACAGAAAGAGGCATTCCCTGAGGAGCTCAAGGTACTATCAATCCCAGAGTCACCAGATAACAACGGTGTAAAGAAACAGAGCCCCTTGTATCACTTGGATGCATTTATAGACCAAGATGGACTAATTCGTGTAGGAGGAAGACTACGTCAGGCTGACCTCGATCTCTGTGGCCGTCATCCAATAGTTCTACCAAAGAACAATCACGTCTCAAGACTCATAATAGCACACGTTCACCAAGAAGTACAACACCAAGGAGGCCAAATTACACTTGCCGCTACAAGAGCCAAAGGTTACTGGGTCATTGGCCTACATGACCTGGTAAGGACAGTACTACACCAATGCACCACTTGCAGGAAACTAAGGGCTAGACCCCTCACTCAACTTATGGCAGACCTTCCCACAGACAGGCTAGAAAACACTCCACCATTTACTAATGTTGGAATAGATGTCTCCGGACCCTGGAGTGTTGTGACATTGAAAACCAGAGGCGGTTCATCAAATGCAAAGCGATGGGCTGTAATCTTTGTATGTCTGTACACTACTGCAGTACATACTGAAGTCATCGATTCTATGGATACATCAGCATTCATCAACGCCCTGCGCCGCTTTATAGCCATTCGCGGTACAGTTAAAAAGCTTAGATGTGACCAAGGCACTAACTTCATCGGTGCAAGAAACGAACTCAATTCAGCCATCAATGAATTGGACCAAGACCATATTGGCAAATTTCTCGGTAAGAACAACATCGAATGGAACTTCAACCCTCCCCACGCATCACACTTTGGCGGTATCTGGGAAAGGCAAATAGGCACAATACGACGAGTCCTGGACTCCATGTATGTTCAACTGGGTAAACCACAATTTACCCATGATCTTCTAACAACACTAATGGCCGAAGTATGCGCCATTGTCAACGACAGACCAATCACCACAGTATCATCAGATGCAAACGACCCTCGAGCATTAAGTCCCAACATGCTCCTTACAATGAAAACACATCCACTGTCTCCACCACCTGGAAAATTCATTCAACAAGATATGTACAGCAGACAACGGTGGCGACGCGTACAATATCTCGCTGATCAATTCTGA
- the LOC144453797 gene encoding FYVE, RhoGEF and PH domain-containing protein 2-like isoform X2, translating into MSKVKKALKTFEEQADDSAKAKMEKLKVEQVKTIYESSDDEAEDRRRKRRSMSDPNIIASLQIKNATGWFDKGDGSKPAVPKKPPSLCVGSPPLSRSRKFDANRLEPLFDKKTDDHDDDDKDNMKSVKVNQKNSGKKGKPSPPAKPDKLDSKTDKSSAKTKENGKAKPKGGIFGRLRKKSESDTLEDTEGSKRKSSESAKEDEETDIAASRKTISKPETQSANKGQKPKGPPPARPTSPPPVRPTSPPPRPPSPLSKPKLENAKNVQPVYETIVPEDSDRITDVRKINDVETFDDDDDDTDDEPIADPEDFDDDFSDSEEELAMSHSTAHLHIKIQPITLPIEIEEEEKEFEDEAHKVAHELLVTEKKYVNRLFLVDQVFHFRLDNENRMHNWFSPDVVKDMFANIKSIYKFHSDFLLPQMEQRLQDWDNNPKIGDIMKSNAPFFRMYSEYVKNFDHAMELLNSWMVKVPEFAELVRTIQKDKACGSLSLPHHLLEPVQRIPRYELLMKEYLKNLAENSPDKKDTEEALILISTAAKSSNEAMGKLDKFKKMLELQSSVDGLKDMIVQGRELLKEGKIVKRSARKAESQSRYLFLFSDIILCCSVHVKIVNNARYHVRAKMDLQGMQVANVGDSDRIFRLSSRQKVIEFQASSDEEKTEWIEAITEAIAEYEKKYSTIQNEEDDLISRLGKRAPKWVRDDETSQCMRCASPFHPIKRRRHHCRACGLVVCHKCSNYKARLLYDDNKLNRVDAVCYNILQKERKLIKEDSKSSTDEQDSQDAEEKFEEEKTKVEEEEEINYSGHLHQSITDGLGRKQWSKRWVVISNMAMHFNRAKQDINPFLSVPLSCYKVHDITEEDGIERKNCFKIMYKKTCHYLSASNEAKKNEWMEMIKIYSKPSVTS; encoded by the exons TACCAAAGAAACCACCTAGTCTTTGTGTTGGTTCACCACCATTGTCAAGATCCAGAAAATTTGATGCAAATAGACTTGAAccattatttgataaaaaaacagatgatcatgatgatgatgacaaggaCAATATGAAATCAGTGAAAGTAAATCAAAAGAACAGTGGAAAGAAAGGCAAGCCTTCACCTCCAGCAAAGCCAGACAAATTGGACAGTAAAACAGATAAATCTAGTGCTAAAACAAAGGAAAATGGCAAAGCGAAACCAAAAGGAGGAATTTTTGGAAGGCTTAGAAAAAAGTCTGAGTCAGACACTCTAGAAGATACAGAAGGAAGtaaaag GAAAAGCAGTGAGTCAGcaaaagaagatgaagaaaCAGATATTGCAGCCAGCAGAAAAACTATATCTAAACCAGAAACACAGAGTGCTAACAAAGGACAAAAACCAAAAGGGCCACCACCAGCAAGGCCAACATCCCCTCCTCCAGTAAGGCCTACATCTCCTCCTCCAAGACCCCCATCACCATTGAGTAAACCTAAACTTGAAAATGCGAAAAATGTACAGCCAGTGTATGAAACTATTGTGCCAGAGGACAGTGATAGAATTACAGATGTAAGAAAGATAAATGATGTAGAaacatttgatgatgatgatgatgacactgATGATGAGCCTATTGCTGATCCAGAAGACTTTGATGATGATTTTAGTGACTCTGAGGAAGAGTTGGCAATGTCACATTCCACTGCACATCTTCATATTAAAATACAGCCAATCACA TTACCTATTGAAATTGAGGAAGAAGAAAAAGAGTTTGAAGATGAAGCCCACAAAGTTGCCCATGAGTTACTTGTGACGGAGAAGAAATACGTGAACAGACTCTTCCTAGTTGACCAA GTATTCCATTTTCGTCTGGATAATGAAAACAGAATGCATAATTGGTTTAGTCCAGATGTTGTGAAGGATATGTTTGCCAACATCAAATCCATTTACAAGTTCCACAGTGATTTTCTGCTTCCACAAATGGAGCAAAGGTTGCAAGACTG GGACAACAACCCAAAGATTGGTGACATCATGAAATCCAATGCACCATTCTTTAGGATGTACTCAGAGTATGTCAAAAATTTTGACCATGCTATGGAACTTTTGAATTCATGGATGGTTAAAGTACCTGAGTTTGCTGAACTTGTCAGAACAATACAG aaagataaAGCCTGTGGTAGCCTATCTCTTCCTCATCACCTGCTGGAACCAGTACAAAGGATACCCAGATATGAATTACTTATGAAAG AATATCTGAAGAATCTGGCAGAAAACTCTCCTGATAAAAAAGACACAGAAG AAGCCTTAATTTTAATATCAACTGCTGCCAAGAGTTCCAATGAAGCTATGGGCAAACTG gataaattcaagaaaatgTTGGAGCTTCAGTCATCTGTTGATGGGTTGAAAGACATGATTGTGCAAGGTAGAGAGTTACTGAAGGAAGGTAAAATAGTGAAAAGGTCAGCTAGGAAAGCAGAATCACAGTCCAGATACTTGTTTTTG TTCAGTGATATCATTCTGTGTTGTAGTGTACATGTTAAGATAGTTAATAATGCCAGATATCATGTCAGAGCCAAGATGGACCTACAAGGCATGCAG GTTGCCAATGTCGGTGATAGTGATAGAATATTTCGACTAAGTAGTCGACAGAAAGTTATTGAATTTCAGGCCAGTTCTGATGAAGAGAAGACAGAATGGATTGAG GCCATTACTGAAGCCATTGCTGAATATGAGAAAAAATATAGCACCATACAGAATGAAGAAGAT GACCTAATCAGCCGGTTAGGGAAGAGAGCACCTAAGTGGGTCAGAGATGACGAAACATCGCAGTGTATGAGATGTGCTTCACCATTCCATCCCATCAAGAGAAGACGTCATCATTGTAGAGCATGTGGTCTG GTGGTGTGTCATAAGTGTTCTAACTACAAAGCCAGACTTTTATATGATGATAACAAACTCAATAGAGTAGACGCAGTCTGCTACAACATTCTACAAAAAGAAAGGAAACTCATCAAAGAAGACAGCAAATCTAGTACAGATGAACAG GATTCACAGGATGCAGAAGAGAAATTTGAAGAGGAGAAAACTAAagtagaagaagaagaagagatAAACTATAGTGGTCACCTACACCAATCTATAACTGATGGACTAGGAAGAAAACAATGGTCAAAGAGATGGGTAGTCATTTCTAACATGGCTATGCATTTTAACAGAGCCAAACAG GACATCAATCCATTCCTATCGGTACCATTGAGTTGTTATAAAGTGCATGACATTACAGAAGAGGATGGCATAGAGAGAAAGAACTGTTTTAAAATCATGTACAAGAAAACTTGTCACTATCTGTCAGCTTCAAATGAAGCCAAGAAAAATGA GTGGATGGAAATGATCAAGATATACAGTAAACCATCAGTTACATCATGA